The DNA segment GGAGGTCGGGGTCCACCTGCACCGGCTCAGCCAAACGGCGGATCGTGCCCTCGCGCGCGCCCGCCGCCGCCGCATGGGTGAGCGAGATGACGCCGTCGAGGAAGGCGTTCGCGGCCGAGCCGCCGATCGCCTCCAACCCGGGAATCGGGTTGCCGTACGGCGACTCCACCGGGTCGCCGAGCAGCTCGAGGATGCGGCGCTCGACCTGCTCGCTCATCACGTGCTCCCAACGGCAGGCCTCGTCGTGCACGAGCGCCCAGTCGAGCCCGATCACGTCAGCGAGCAGCCGCTCGGCGAGCCGGTGCTTGCGCATCACGGCCACCGCCTTCGCCCGCCCGTCGTCAGTCAGTTCGAGGTGCCGGTCGCCTTCCACGCGCACCAGACCGTCGCGCTCCATGCGGGCGATCGTCTGCGACACCGTCGGGCCGGAGTGCCCGAGACGCTCGCTGATGCGCGCGCGCAGCGGGGTGATCTGCTCTTCCTCGAGGTCGAGGATCGTGCGCAGGTACATCTCGGTCGTGTCGACGAGATCGGTCATGGCGCTCCTCTCCCTCGGCTGCCGCGGACGCCTCGGGTGAGGCTTGCCTAGCCTAATCGACGCGGTCGGGCAGGCGGACGGGGCGGCCGAGCGCGCTCGGTACGATGAACGAATGGCCGACATCACGATCCCCGCCGCGCTCCTTCCCGCCGACGGGCGCTTCGGATGCGGGCCCTCCAAGGTCCGGAAGGAGCAGCTGGCCGACCTCGCCGCGGCGGCGAGCATCCTGGGCACCTCGCACCGTCAGGCCCCCGTGAAGCAGCTCGTGGGTCGTGTGCGGGCGCAGCTGAGCGAGCTGTTCCGCCTGCCCGAGGGCTACGAGGTGGTGCTCGGCAACGGCGGCTCGACCGCCTTCTGGGATGTCGCAGCCGCTGGCCTCATCACCCGCCGCAGCGCGCACCTCGACTTCGGCGAGTTCGGGTCGAAGTTCGTCGCCTCCGCCTCGGCGCCCTGGCTCGAGACCCCGCACGTCGTGCAGACCCCTGGTGGCACGCGCGGCACCCTCACCGAGGTCGACGGCGTCGACGTCTACGCCTACCCGCACAACGAGACCTCGACCGGCGTGAGCGCGCCGGTGCGGCGGTTCGGCCGCGCGCCCGAGGCGCTGACGGTGGTCGACGCGACGAGCGCGGCCGGCGGCATCGATTTCGACGTCACCGAGACCGACGTCTACTACTTCGCCCCGCAGAAGAACTTCGCGGGCGACGGCGGCCTGTGGTTCGCGCTCATGAGCCCCGCGGCGATCGAGCGCGCGTACGCGATCGACGGGTCGGCCCGGTACATCCCGCCGTTCCTGTCGCTGACGGCGGCGATCGACAA comes from the Microcella frigidaquae genome and includes:
- a CDS encoding metal-dependent transcriptional regulator, which codes for MTDLVDTTEMYLRTILDLEEEQITPLRARISERLGHSGPTVSQTIARMERDGLVRVEGDRHLELTDDGRAKAVAVMRKHRLAERLLADVIGLDWALVHDEACRWEHVMSEQVERRILELLGDPVESPYGNPIPGLEAIGGSAANAFLDGVISLTHAAAAGAREGTIRRLAEPVQVDPDLLHQLREAGVTPGAVARFRPEPNGYVSVEVLGRAEGIDLPAEVAQHIYVAE
- the serC gene encoding phosphoserine transaminase — its product is MADITIPAALLPADGRFGCGPSKVRKEQLADLAAAASILGTSHRQAPVKQLVGRVRAQLSELFRLPEGYEVVLGNGGSTAFWDVAAAGLITRRSAHLDFGEFGSKFVASASAPWLETPHVVQTPGGTRGTLTEVDGVDVYAYPHNETSTGVSAPVRRFGRAPEALTVVDATSAAGGIDFDVTETDVYYFAPQKNFAGDGGLWFALMSPAAIERAYAIDGSARYIPPFLSLTAAIDNSRLDQTLNTPALATLVLLDSQLRWMLAEGGLSWAAARTHESASHLYGWADAHPLATPFVTDPEHRSPVVVTIDFDASVDAARLASVLRANGIVDTEPYRKLGRNQLRIATFVAVEPDDIRQLTRSIDYVLERLAD